The region CCCACCCCCAACGCCCACCGCCACCCACGACGACCCGCCACCCACGACGACCCCGCCACCCGGCCGCCCACGCGCGCGGCACCGGCGCGCGGCATCGCCCGCCCAGCGCCGCGCCCGGCACGCGCACTGCCCCGCCCAGCCGGCATCCGCCACCGCCCGCACGGCCCGACCGGCACCGGTCGCAGCGGCGAGCACTGCCCGCGATCGCCGCGCGCGGCACCGGCTGGCAGCGGCGAGCACTGCCCGCACCGGTGGGCATCGGTCGCATCGGCGAGCACTGGTCCGCAGCGGCTGGCATCAGCCAGCACTGTCCGCGCTGGCGGGCGTTGGCGGGCGCTGGCACTGGCGGGCGCTGGCACTGGCGGGAACTGGTGGGCGCTGGTGGGCGTGGGCGCTGGTGGGCGCTGGTGGGCAGAGCCTGGGCCGGTGTCCTTGGCTTCGCGCGCTGCGTTTGATATCCGGCTCCCGGCGCAAGGCATCCGGCCTTCGCCGGCAGCGAGTCCGGCGCGGAAGGTTCCGCAGCGCCGCTCGTAACGGGCTCCGGCTCACGCGGAAGGTCCGCAGTGCGACTCGCGTCGAAGGTCCGCAGTGCGACCCGCGCCGAGGGCAGCGTGCGGCTGGGGGCAGCGGGCGGGGGCAGCGTGCGGGCCTGGAGCTGGGGCTGGGGCTGGGGCTGGCCGAGATTTCGTTGTGGCGTCGGATGGTGTGTGGCGTCGGGCGCGGTGGTTCGGGGTGTGGGCTAGCGCAGGACGTCGCGGAGTTTGACCCGGGAACCGGTGTGGAGGACGGCGTTCGAGTAGACCTTGCCGCCCAGCCAGGTGATCGCCGCCACCGCGCCGATCGCCAGGACCACCGCCACCGCCACCTGCCAGAGGGGGGCGACTCCCATCGCCATTCGGCCCGGCATCAGGATCGGGGCGAATGGGGGGAGCATCGACAGGATCGCCACGAGGGTGCTCGAACCGTCCTGGATCATCAGGTTGATGCCGACCACGAACACGACCACGATCACCATGCTGATCGGTGCCATCACCGACTGCAGTTCCTCCTGGCGCGGCACCAGGGACGCCGCCGCCGCGTACACCGTCGCGTACAGGAAGAAGCCGAGCAGGTACCACAGAACGCCTACGGCCAGGGCTCCGCTCGCCAAGCCCGTCACGTCCACCAGACCCGTCGCCGACGACACCGCCACGCCGATCCCGCCGATGATCAGCAGCTGCAGCAACCCGACCAGGCCCAGCCCCACCACCTTGCCCAGCAGCAGCTGCCACGGGCGGAGGGTGGACAAGAGGATCTCCACCACGCGGCTGGACTTTTCCTCCACCACGCCCTGCGCGACCATCGTCCCGTACACCAGCAGCGAGTAGTACAGCAGCGCCGCGATCACCAGGCCGATCACCATCCGCTGCCCGCGCTGGGAATCGCCCGGTTCCAGCGCCACCACGTCGACCTTCGCCGCGTCGACGGTGCGGGCCACGCTCACCGGGTCCAGGCCGGCTTCCGCCAGTTGGGCGTTGAGCACCTGCTGCTTGACGATCAGGTCGATCGAGTTGCGCAGCGCGTCGTTCAACCGCTCCTTCACCACGACCCGCAGCGCGTCCGGCGCGCCGGTCACCAGCACGTCCACCTCGCCCGCCCGCACCCGCTGCTCGGCCGCCGCCGCGTCGGTCGCGTCCACGACCTCGATCTCGCGGCCGAACGACTCGGCGGTCCGCTTCAGCGGTTCGGCCAGCAGGGTCGCCTGGCCTGCCAGGGCCACGGTGTCGCGTTCGGACCGGTCGATCAGCACCGTCTGGAACAGCGCGTAGCCCGCCATCACGGCGATGATCGCCAGCGTCCCGATGACGAACGACTTGGCGCGCACCTTGGTCAGGAACTCCCGGCGGGCGACCAGGAACACCGCCCGCCTCGGGGTCAGGCTGCTCATGCCACGCGCTCCTCGGTCACCACGCTGCGGAACAGTTCGGTCAGCGACGGTCGTCTGCGGGTGAACTCGTGCACCGGTCCGGTGGCCAGCGCGGCGTGCAGCACCGCCTGGTCGTCCGCGCCCGGCGCGAGGTCCAGCACCGTGCGGGTGCCCTCGACCTCGACCACCCGCACGCCGGGCACGTCGGCGGCCCAGCCGGGTTGCGCCGCCGGCGCGTCCACGACCAGTTGCACCGCCCCTCCGGCGCGCAGCTCGTCGACCGTGCCGCACGCGACCATCGAGCCGCTGCGCACGATGCCGACCCGGTCGCACAGCCGCTCCACCAGGTCGAGCTGGTGGCTGGAGAACACCACGGGCACGCCCGCCGACGCCTTCTCCCGCAGCACCTGGCTCATCACGTCCACCGCGACCGGGTCCAGGCCCGAGAACGGCTCGTCCAGCACCAGCACGTCCGGTTCGTGCACCAGCGCCGCGGCGAGCTGGACGCGCTGCTGGTTGCCCAGGCTGAGCTTCTGCACCTCGTCGCCGCGCCGGTCGCGCAGGCCGAGCCGGGCGATCCAGTTCTCCGCCGAGCGGTGCGCGTCGTTGGTGGTCACGCCGTGCAGCTCGGCCAGGTACACGAGCTGTTCGAGCACCTTCATCTTCGGGTACAGCCCGCGCTCCTCGGGCATGTAGCCGATGCGCCGGCGGGTCTCCAGGGTGATCGGCGCGCCGTTCCAGCGCACCTCGCCCGAGTCGGCCGCGAGCACCCCGAGGGCGATCCGCATGGTCGTGGTCTTGCCCGCGCCGTTGCTGCCGACGAACCCGAACAGCTCGCCCGCCCGCACCTCGAACGCCATGTCGCGCAACGCGACGACCTCGCCGTAGCGCTTGGAGATCCGGTCGACCTCCAGCACGCCCTGAGCCACGGTCGTTCCCTCCTGTCGCCTCACCCGCGCGGACCGCCGCCGTCAGCCGCGGTAGAACTGGGCCGACAGCGGCTCGAACGGCTGCCGGCTGAACACCGCCTCCACCGGCAGCCCGAACACCTCGCAGATCCGCATCGCCAGGTCCAGGCTGGGGTAGTGGTCCCCCCGCTCCAGCGCGCCGATCGTCTGCGGGTTGACCTCCACCGCCTGTGCCAACCCCACTCTGCTCATACCCCGCTCGACCCGCAGCACCTGGATCCGGTTGTGGATCCGCTGCTCGGGCCCCCGGCGTGCCGGACTCATGTTACGAAGTGTTGCGAAAACCCAACAGAACGGCAAGTAAACATTTCACACAATGAGCCGAACGGCGGTATCCACGCCCGGCTCGCCCGGAAATCACGTTTCGATGAAACGATACGCAGCCGGGAACCGAATCGAACGTCGACCGGTCGAATGTGCGTCGTGGGCCGCAAAGCCCCGTTGCCTGGAGGGGTGACTCTATGGAGCCGAAGGAGCCGGACGAGTGGCTCGCGCAGTACGGCCAGAAGATCGAGCAGGCCAAGCAGAACGCCGAGCAGGCGAAGAACTCGCTCGGTGAGGTCGGTGGCAGCGCCACGTCCTCGGACGGCCTGATCACCGTCACGGTCAACGCGTCCGGCGCGGTGACCAACCTGATCCTGCGGCCCGCGCTGCGGGGGGAGGACCCGGAGCGGATCTCCGGGGCGATCATGACGGCCATCGGCCAGGCGCAGCGCGCCGCGGCCGGCCAGGTCGTGCAGATCATGACCGACTTCGTCGGGGACGGCCCGGCGCTGGACTTCGTCAAGGCGAACATGCCCAACGGCTATTCGGGTGACGGAACCGACCTGGTGGAACCGGAGCCGGAGATCCAGCGTCGAGACACCAGGCCCGACGACGATTACTTCACCAACCCACCAGACGTGATGGCCTGAGCAGGGGGTAGATGTCCATGTTCGTGTCGTTCCACGTGAGCCCGGAGGAGATCCGGGCGCACGCCGGCACGGTCGACCAGTTGACGCAGCGGATGCTCTCGGCGACCAACACCGCCGACCCGTCGCTGTCGACCGACGCGTTCGGCGCGTTCGCGTCGTTCCTGGCCTCCTTCCTGCTCAAGACCGCCGGCGTCTCGCAGGACATCCTCGGCCAGGCCACCGAGACCATCGCCGACATGGCCCAGGGGCTCAAGGAGGTCGCCGACCTCTACGAGAACGTCGACCTGGACAACGCGTTCGGGTTCACCGGAAAGGCGCGCGGATGAGCACGCAGGCGAGCACTCAGGGGCGTGACCCGTCCTTCCTGATCACCGACGTGCAGGGGACCGTCTCGGCGGTCGAGCGCGGTGACTGGGTGCAGGCGGGCCTGGGCGTGGCGAACACGGCCATGAGCATCGTCGGCCTGTCCACGAACCCGCTGTCCGGCCTGCTGTCGGCGGGTTTCAGCTGGGCCATGCAGCACGTCAGCTTCCTCAAGGAGCCGTTCGACGCGCTGCTGGGCAGCCCGGAGTCGATCCAGAAGATGTCCGACAGCTGGGCCTCGGCGGCCAAGCAGATCGAGGGCATCGTCGCGGACTACCGGCGCACCTCCGAGCAGGAGACCAAGAACTGGAAGGGCCGCTCGGCCGACGGCTACCGCGAGGCGAGCAAGAAGCACGCCGGCGGGCTGGAGACGCTGGCCAAGGCCGTGAAGGGCATCTCCGGCGCGGCCAAGGGCGCGGGCGAGCTGGTCGCGACGGTCCGCAAGACCATCATGGACCTGATCGGCCAGGCCGTGCAGGACATGGTCATGAAGATCATCCAGTGGCTGGCGGCCTCGTTCCTGACCTTCGGCGCGGCCATCGCGGCGGCGATCTCGGACATCGTGACGATGGCCGTGAACTACGCCAAGAAGCTGATGGACTTCCTCAAGAAGCTCGGCGAGTCGCTCAAGAAGCTGATCGACCTGGTGAAGTCGGTGCAGTCGATCGCCTCGACCGCCAAGCAGATCCTCCAGGCGATCACCTCCATGACGCACGCCAACAAGGGCGGTTCGGGCGGCGCGGGTCCGCGCAACTCGGCCGGTGGCCTGGGGCTCACCCAGGACCAGTTGGCGAACATGGACCGCAACGCGCGCGACCGGTACACGCCGGGCAGCGGCGCGAGCGGCGGTGGCGGCAACACCGGCACCAGCGGCTCCCCGAACGCGGGCCCGGTGGTCAGCCGACCGCCGACGCCCGCCGGCAGCGGTGTCGGCACGGACGGCGGCCCCTACCCCGGTGGCACGTACCCGGGCGGCGCCGCGGGTGGTCCCGTGGTGAGCCGGCCGCCGACGCCGGGCGGGAGCAGCGGTGGCAGCGGCGGTTCGGGCAGCGGTGGCGCGGGCACGGGCGGCCACTGGGAGCCGGGCCGGTGGGTGCCGGCCGGTGGCGGGTCCTCGCAGCTTCCGCCGAAGGTCGCGCCGATCACGTACCCGGCGGCCTCTCGTGACACCACGCACGCGACCGGCACGACGGGCACCACCCCGTCGATCCCGACCGTGCGGCCGTTCACCTCGACCGACCTGCCGCACTCCGCGGGTGGCGGTGCGGGTGGCGGCGTCGGTGGTGGCGGTGGCGGTGGCTTCGCCGGTGGCGGTGGCGGTTTCGCGGGCGGCGGCGGTGCCGGTGCCGGCGGCGCGGGTGCCGGCCAGACGCTCCAGGCGGGCGGCGCGTCCGGTGTGCTGGCGGCGGGCACGGGCGCGGCGGGTGCCGCGGGCGGCGGCGTCGGCGGTGCCGGCGGCGCGGGTCGCGGTCCGGGCGGCGGCATGGGCGCCGGCGGCATGATGGCCCCGATGGCCGGTGCGCCCGGCCAGGGCGACGGCAAGGACCACCAGCGCAAGGTCCGGCTGGAGGGCGAGCCGCTGATCGAGGAGCCGCCCAAGGCGGCGAAGCCGATCATCGGCGAGTGACGCGGTAAGGACGAAGGGGGCCTCCTGTGCGGGAGGCCCCTTTCGCTTGTGCCACAGGGGTTTGACGCCGTGGGTCGACGTGCGCGTGTCGATGTGCGTGGGTCGACGTGTCGTGAGCTGGTGTGTTGAGGTCTGCCGGGGTGGTCAGGCCAGGGCGGCGAGTTCGTCGGCGACGACTTGGCGGGCCTCGGCCTCGCGGGCCCGGCGTTCGGCGGGCACCAGGCCGATGCGGGTGCGCCGGTCCAGCACGTCGTCGGCGTCCAGCGCGCCCTCGTGCCGCACGGCCCAGGCGAACTCGCCGATCTCGGCGACCCGGCACGCCTCCGAGCCGTACCGCGCGACCAGGTCCGCCGGACCCGCCGCCTGTCCGGAACCCACCAGCGGCCCGGAACCCACCGAAGGCCCGGAACCCATCAGCGGCCCGGAACCCACCAGGGGCAACGATTTCGTGCGCGACTTGGCGGCGGTGAGGCCGGTCGCGTCCACCGCGTCGGCCGCCATCCGCCGGTAGGTGGTCAGCTTGCCGCCGACGACCGTGGTGACGCCGCCCTCGGTGAGCACGGTGTGCCGGCGGGACAGGTCGGCGCTCGGCCCGTCGCCGGTGTCCAGCAGCGGGCGCAGGCCGGCGTAGCTGCCCAGCACGTCCGCCGGCGTCAACTTCCGCTCCAGCACCGAGGAAGCGACGTCGAGCAGGAAGTCCACATCGGACTGCGGGACCTCCGGGACGTCCGGGATGGGGCCGTCCACCGGTTCGTCGGTCAGCCCGACGTAGACGCGGCCGTCGTGCTGCGGCAGGACCAGCGCGTACCGGTTGCGCTCGGTCGGCACGGGCACGGTCAGCGCCGTGCGCCCGACGCCGAGCGCGCCCGCGTCCAGCACCAGGTGCGAACCCCGTGACGGGCGCAGCTTCACGTCCACCAGCCGCCCGGCCCACACGCCGGCCGCGTTCACCACGGCGTTGGCCCGGATGGTCAGGGACTCGCCGGTCAGGCCGTCCACGACGTGCGCGGTCCGCCCGTCCAGGCGGGTCACCTCGGCCCTGGTGATGATCCGCGCGCCGAGCCCGGCGGCGGTGCGGGCCAGGGCGACGACCAGGCGGGCGTCGTCCACCAGCTGCCCGTCGAAGCTGAGCAGCCCGCCACGCAGGCCCGCGCGGCGCAGGCCGGGCGCGAGTGCCAGGGCTTCGGCGGCCGGCACCCGGCGCGGGCCGGGCAGCACCTGTGACGGCGTGCCCGCGAGCCGGCGCAGCACGTCGCCCGCGTGCAGCCCGGCCAGCACCAGCGGGTCGTTGGCCTTGTCGTGCAACGGGACCAGTTGCGGCAGGGCGCGGACCAGGTGCGGCGCGGTGCGGGTCATCAGCACGCCGCGCTCCACCGCGCTCTCGAACGCCAGCCCCACCTCGCCCCGCGCGAGGTAGCGCAGGCCGCCGTGGACCAGCTTGCTGGACCAGCGGGACGTGCCGAACGCCAGGTCGTGCGCCTCCACCAGGCACACGTCCAGGCCGCGCGCGGCGGCGTCCAGCGCGACTCCCGCGCCGGTCACCCCGCCGCCGACGACCAGCAGGTCCACCGTCCGCTCGGCCACCTCGGCGAGGTCCCGGCGGCGGCGCGCGGCGTCGAGCGAGGTGCTCGCCTGGGGCGTGCTCACGACAGGGCCGCGTCGAGGAAGACCGCCAGTTCGGCGAGCAGCGCCTCGAAGTCCAGGTCGGTGGTGGCCGGGCGGATCGAGAGCACCAGGGACTGCGTGGTCAGCAGGACCAGGCGGGCCTGGGCGGCGGCGTCGCCGGGCCGGATCGACCCGTCGGCGTGGCCCGCCTCGACCTGGGCGCGCAGGAACGCCTCGACCAGCAGCTGCGTGCTGCCCAGGCGCTGCACCAGGTAGGGCAGCATCAGTTCGGCGTCGAGGTCGAGCACGCGGCGCATCAGCGGGTCGGCGGCGAGCAGCCGGATGCCCGCGACAGCCCGGCCGACCAGGCACTCGCGGGCGTTCGCGCCGTCCGGGCCGGGCTCTTCCACGCGCCGCAGCAGCGCGCCGAACTCCCTGGTCATCAAGGTTCTGACCAGGGTTCGGACGTCCGGGAACCGGCGGTAGAGGGTCATCCGGCTCACGCCGGCGCGTTTGGCGATGTCCGTCAGCGTGGTGCGGCGGACACCGACCTCGACCACGCAGTCGCGGGCCGCGTCGAGGAGCGCGTCATCACTGTGACGTTGGGGCGTCATGTGTCACACTGTAGCGGTGACCGAGCGCATCGACCACACCCTCCGGGGCAGGTGGACCCCGACCACGGCGCAACTGCCGCCGCACGCCCTGCGGTGGCTGCGGCAGCGGACCGGCCTGGCCGA is a window of Saccharothrix espanaensis DSM 44229 DNA encoding:
- a CDS encoding ABC transporter permease → MSSLTPRRAVFLVARREFLTKVRAKSFVIGTLAIIAVMAGYALFQTVLIDRSERDTVALAGQATLLAEPLKRTAESFGREIEVVDATDAAAAEQRVRAGEVDVLVTGAPDALRVVVKERLNDALRNSIDLIVKQQVLNAQLAEAGLDPVSVARTVDAAKVDVVALEPGDSQRGQRMVIGLVIAALLYYSLLVYGTMVAQGVVEEKSSRVVEILLSTLRPWQLLLGKVVGLGLVGLLQLLIIGGIGVAVSSATGLVDVTGLASGALAVGVLWYLLGFFLYATVYAAAASLVPRQEELQSVMAPISMVIVVVFVVGINLMIQDGSSTLVAILSMLPPFAPILMPGRMAMGVAPLWQVAVAVVLAIGAVAAITWLGGKVYSNAVLHTGSRVKLRDVLR
- a CDS encoding ABC transporter ATP-binding protein produces the protein MAQGVLEVDRISKRYGEVVALRDMAFEVRAGELFGFVGSNGAGKTTTMRIALGVLAADSGEVRWNGAPITLETRRRIGYMPEERGLYPKMKVLEQLVYLAELHGVTTNDAHRSAENWIARLGLRDRRGDEVQKLSLGNQQRVQLAAALVHEPDVLVLDEPFSGLDPVAVDVMSQVLREKASAGVPVVFSSHQLDLVERLCDRVGIVRSGSMVACGTVDELRAGGAVQLVVDAPAAQPGWAADVPGVRVVEVEGTRTVLDLAPGADDQAVLHAALATGPVHEFTRRRPSLTELFRSVVTEERVA
- a CDS encoding helix-turn-helix transcriptional regulator — translated: MSPARRGPEQRIHNRIQVLRVERGMSRVGLAQAVEVNPQTIGALERGDHYPSLDLAMRICEVFGLPVEAVFSRQPFEPLSAQFYRG
- a CDS encoding YbaB/EbfC family nucleoid-associated protein, with the protein product MEPKEPDEWLAQYGQKIEQAKQNAEQAKNSLGEVGGSATSSDGLITVTVNASGAVTNLILRPALRGEDPERISGAIMTAIGQAQRAAAGQVVQIMTDFVGDGPALDFVKANMPNGYSGDGTDLVEPEPEIQRRDTRPDDDYFTNPPDVMA
- a CDS encoding type VII secretion target — encoded protein: MSMFVSFHVSPEEIRAHAGTVDQLTQRMLSATNTADPSLSTDAFGAFASFLASFLLKTAGVSQDILGQATETIADMAQGLKEVADLYENVDLDNAFGFTGKARG
- a CDS encoding WXG100 family type VII secretion target codes for the protein MSTQASTQGRDPSFLITDVQGTVSAVERGDWVQAGLGVANTAMSIVGLSTNPLSGLLSAGFSWAMQHVSFLKEPFDALLGSPESIQKMSDSWASAAKQIEGIVADYRRTSEQETKNWKGRSADGYREASKKHAGGLETLAKAVKGISGAAKGAGELVATVRKTIMDLIGQAVQDMVMKIIQWLAASFLTFGAAIAAAISDIVTMAVNYAKKLMDFLKKLGESLKKLIDLVKSVQSIASTAKQILQAITSMTHANKGGSGGAGPRNSAGGLGLTQDQLANMDRNARDRYTPGSGASGGGGNTGTSGSPNAGPVVSRPPTPAGSGVGTDGGPYPGGTYPGGAAGGPVVSRPPTPGGSSGGSGGSGSGGAGTGGHWEPGRWVPAGGGSSQLPPKVAPITYPAASRDTTHATGTTGTTPSIPTVRPFTSTDLPHSAGGGAGGGVGGGGGGGFAGGGGGFAGGGGAGAGGAGAGQTLQAGGASGVLAAGTGAAGAAGGGVGGAGGAGRGPGGGMGAGGMMAPMAGAPGQGDGKDHQRKVRLEGEPLIEEPPKAAKPIIGE
- a CDS encoding glycerol-3-phosphate dehydrogenase/oxidase translates to MSTPQASTSLDAARRRRDLAEVAERTVDLLVVGGGVTGAGVALDAAARGLDVCLVEAHDLAFGTSRWSSKLVHGGLRYLARGEVGLAFESAVERGVLMTRTAPHLVRALPQLVPLHDKANDPLVLAGLHAGDVLRRLAGTPSQVLPGPRRVPAAEALALAPGLRRAGLRGGLLSFDGQLVDDARLVVALARTAAGLGARIITRAEVTRLDGRTAHVVDGLTGESLTIRANAVVNAAGVWAGRLVDVKLRPSRGSHLVLDAGALGVGRTALTVPVPTERNRYALVLPQHDGRVYVGLTDEPVDGPIPDVPEVPQSDVDFLLDVASSVLERKLTPADVLGSYAGLRPLLDTGDGPSADLSRRHTVLTEGGVTTVVGGKLTTYRRMAADAVDATGLTAAKSRTKSLPLVGSGPLMGSGPSVGSGPLVGSGQAAGPADLVARYGSEACRVAEIGEFAWAVRHEGALDADDVLDRRTRIGLVPAERRAREAEARQVVADELAALA
- a CDS encoding TetR/AcrR family transcriptional regulator, producing the protein MTPQRHSDDALLDAARDCVVEVGVRRTTLTDIAKRAGVSRMTLYRRFPDVRTLVRTLMTREFGALLRRVEEPGPDGANARECLVGRAVAGIRLLAADPLMRRVLDLDAELMLPYLVQRLGSTQLLVEAFLRAQVEAGHADGSIRPGDAAAQARLVLLTTQSLVLSIRPATTDLDFEALLAELAVFLDAALS